The Pelodiscus sinensis isolate JC-2024 chromosome 6, ASM4963464v1, whole genome shotgun sequence genome has a segment encoding these proteins:
- the CTXN3 gene encoding cortexin-3 — protein MMKIRKLWDYSYPLPWTMEEEPFTSTLLPSGNVLPDGSLTLEQKTTFVFVILLFIFLGILIVRCFRILLDPYRSMPTSTWADGLDGLEKGQFDYALA, from the coding sequence ATGATGAAAATAAGGAAACTTTGGGATTACTCCTATCCGCTTCCCTGGACAATGGAAGAAGAACCATTCACCTCTACTTTGTTGCCATCCGGGAATGTTCTGCCAGATGGTAGCTTGACCCTGGAACAGAAAACCACATTTGTCTTTgtgatattattatttattttcttagGCATCCTCATTGTCCGATGCTTCCGAATTCTCTTAGACCCTTACAGGAGTATGCCAACCTCAACCTGGGCTGATGGACTTGATGGGCTAGAGAAAGGCCAGTTTGATTATGCCCTAGCTTAG